A stretch of Natator depressus isolate rNatDep1 chromosome 2, rNatDep2.hap1, whole genome shotgun sequence DNA encodes these proteins:
- the BHLHE22 gene encoding class E basic helix-loop-helix protein 22: MERALSLAAEEDLFHKTLGASATRMEAAFRAPPGLDLSHPRERQPSPLSCFEPGEAEGLLQPGAALGAGDPLSLPAGSVCGKYGESTSRSSVAESSGGEQSPDDDSDGRCELVLRGGDPRAASPGAGGAGGGLKAAEGGCSNSHGLGGSKKSKEQKALRLNINARERRRMHDLNDALDELRAVIPYAHSPSVRKLSKIATLLLAKNYILMQAQALEEMRRLVAYLNQGQAISAASLPSSAAAAAAAAAALHPALGAYEQAAGYPFSAGLPPASSCPEKCAIFNSVSSSLCKQCTEKP, from the coding sequence ATGGAGCGGGCGCTGAGCCTGGCCGCCGAGGAGGACTTGTTCCACAAGACTCTCGGCGCCTCGGCCACGAGGATGGAGGCCGCCTTCCGCGCGCCCCCGGGGCTCGACCTGAGCCACCCGCGCGAGCGCCAGCCCTCGCCCCTCAGCTGCTTCGAGCCCGGCGAGGCGGAGGGGCTGCTGCAGCCCGGGGCGGCGCTGGGGGCCGGCGACCCCCTCTCGCTGCCGGCCGGCTCGGTGTGCGGCAAGTACGGCGAGAGCACCAGCCGCAGCTCGGTGGCGGAGAGCAGCGGCGGCGAGCAGAGCCCCGACGACGACAGCGACGGGCGCTGCGAGCTGGTGCTGCGCGGGGGAGACCCGCGGGCCGCCTCacccggggcggggggcgccGGGGGGGGCCTGAAGGCGGCCGAGGGCGGCTGCTCCAACAGCCACGGCCTGGGCGGGAGCAAGAAGTCGAAGGAGCAGAAGGCGCTGCGGCTCAACATCAACGCCCGCGAGCGGCGGCGGATGCACGACCTGAACGACGCGCTGGACGAGCTGCGGGCGGTGATCCCCTACGCGCACAGCCCCTCGGTGCGGAAGCTCTCCAAGATCGCCACGCTGCTGCTGGCCAAGAACTACATCCTCATGCAGGCGCAGGCTCTGGAGGAGATGCGGCGCCTGGTGGCTTATCTCAACCAGGGCCAGGCCATCTCGGCCGCCTCCCTGCCCAgctcggcggcggcggcggcggccgcggCAGCCGCCTTGCACCCAGCCCTCGGTGCCTACGAGCAGGCGGCCGGCTACCCCTTCAGCGCCGGCCTGCCCCCTGCCAGCTCCTGCCCGGAGAAATGTGCCATTTTCAACAGCgtctcctccagcctctgcaaACAGTGCACGGAGAAGCCTTAA